In Kordiimonas pumila, a single genomic region encodes these proteins:
- a CDS encoding Ppx/GppA phosphatase family protein — MPLDSGQCSPPNVQLGENIASDNTEKPKSTEKPNSTEKTNGTGKKQQRARRRTRRSGVDSSSLKSSRQPGEESSPKPSRPIQRYDTIFDRGVYSAIDLGTNNCRLLIARPTRHGFRIVDAFSRVVRLGEGLSHTNMLSEAAMSRTIEALKVCAEKINRRNVTCMRHVATEACRVADNCDEFILRVKEETGLNIDVISAREEARLAVMGCQSLIAPGNHNALVFDIGGGSTELIWVKMHPGRATEIAGWMSIPWGVVNLSEKFTPSNIDSDYILPTEKYREMVGAVKGHLTAFEQAHKISTTVNRRKTQLLGTSGTVTTLASLHMKLPRYNRDKVDGAWMKSSDIAALSHSVAGMSYGERAALASIGQERADLVVAGCAILEAILGMWRVPSLRVADRGIREGILRGMMQIETMPVQNSDKKKQRNVYAPHKQNHKGTPK; from the coding sequence ATGCCATTGGATTCTGGGCAATGTAGCCCTCCAAATGTGCAATTGGGTGAAAATATAGCCAGTGATAACACTGAAAAGCCCAAGAGCACTGAAAAGCCCAATAGTACTGAAAAAACGAATGGTACTGGGAAGAAACAACAACGTGCCAGACGGCGAACTCGCCGATCTGGGGTGGATTCTAGCTCGTTAAAATCATCTCGCCAGCCTGGCGAGGAAAGCTCGCCGAAACCAAGCCGCCCTATACAGCGCTATGACACTATTTTTGATCGAGGCGTATATAGCGCTATTGATCTGGGTACTAATAATTGCAGACTTTTGATTGCTCGGCCAACACGGCATGGGTTTAGGATTGTCGATGCATTTTCCCGCGTTGTTCGGCTTGGTGAAGGCTTGTCACATACTAACATGCTGTCTGAAGCGGCGATGTCACGCACGATTGAGGCCTTGAAGGTCTGTGCAGAAAAAATTAACCGCCGTAATGTTACCTGCATGCGTCATGTTGCAACGGAAGCCTGTAGGGTTGCGGATAATTGCGACGAATTTATTCTGCGTGTGAAAGAAGAGACCGGCCTTAATATTGATGTTATTTCAGCGAGAGAAGAAGCTCGGCTTGCAGTGATGGGCTGTCAGTCACTGATTGCGCCAGGAAACCATAATGCTTTGGTTTTTGATATTGGTGGTGGCAGTACTGAGTTAATTTGGGTAAAAATGCACCCAGGTAGAGCAACTGAAATAGCTGGCTGGATGTCGATACCGTGGGGTGTTGTAAACTTATCAGAAAAATTTACGCCCAGTAATATTGATAGTGATTATATTTTGCCAACAGAAAAATACCGGGAAATGGTTGGTGCCGTTAAAGGACATTTAACGGCGTTCGAACAAGCGCACAAAATTTCCACTACAGTTAATCGCCGCAAAACACAGTTATTAGGCACGTCAGGCACGGTAACAACCCTTGCAAGCCTGCATATGAAATTACCACGCTATAACCGGGATAAGGTTGACGGTGCATGGATGAAGTCATCAGATATAGCCGCACTTTCACACAGTGTTGCGGGCATGAGTTACGGAGAAAGAGCAGCCCTTGCCAGCATTGGTCAGGAAAGGGCTGATTTGGTCGTTGCTGGTTGCGCTATTCTAGAGGCAATACTAGGCATGTGGCGTGTGCCAAGCCTCCGCGTAGCGGATCGCGGTATTCGAGAAGGTATTTTACGTGGCATGATGCAGATTGAGACAATGCCTGTACAAAATAGCGACAAAAAGAAACAACGAAATGTCTACGCTCCCCATAAACAAAACCATAAAGGAACCCCTAAATGA
- the guaB gene encoding IMP dehydrogenase, producing MDIRLGLTFDDVLLVPAASDVMPAQVDVRTRITKEISLNMPLLSAAMDTVTESPMAIAMAQAGGIGVLHRNMTDDEQAAMVRQVKKYESGMVVNPVTMYPDQTLADAIALMAGHKISGIPIVERSNNSGPKKLVGIVTHRDVRFATKMDQPVSELMTRDVVTVREGVSSEEAKRLFHQHRIEKLIVVNDQYLCVGLITVKDMEKAVTNPNACKDAQGRLRVAAAITVGDKGFERAGALINAECDLLVLDTAHGHSARVIEQVAKIKKQWGHVQLVAGNVATAAAAEALIDAGADGIKVGIGPGSICTTRIVAGVGVPQLTAVHDVAKAANKHGIPIIADGGLRTSGDVAKAIAAGASACMVGSLLAGTEEAPGEVFLYQGRSYKAYRGMGSVGAMARGSADRYFQDDVKDALKLVPEGVEGQVPYKGHASNVLHQLVGGLRASMGYTGNVTIDEMRTNAEFIRITNSGLSESHVHDVSITRESPNYPGK from the coding sequence ATGGATATTCGCCTCGGCCTTACTTTTGATGATGTTCTCCTTGTACCCGCTGCCAGTGATGTAATGCCTGCACAAGTTGATGTGCGTACGCGTATTACTAAAGAAATTTCACTGAATATGCCTTTATTATCCGCTGCTATGGATACTGTTACAGAATCTCCCATGGCTATTGCTATGGCGCAGGCTGGCGGTATTGGAGTTCTGCACCGTAATATGACAGATGATGAACAAGCCGCAATGGTTCGTCAGGTCAAAAAATACGAATCTGGAATGGTTGTAAACCCTGTAACAATGTACCCAGATCAAACACTTGCAGATGCAATTGCTTTGATGGCCGGGCATAAAATATCAGGTATTCCAATTGTTGAGAGATCAAACAACAGTGGGCCTAAAAAGCTGGTTGGTATTGTGACGCACCGAGATGTGCGCTTTGCAACAAAAATGGATCAGCCCGTTTCCGAGTTAATGACCCGTGATGTTGTGACTGTGCGAGAAGGTGTGTCCAGTGAAGAAGCAAAAAGGCTTTTTCACCAACATCGTATTGAAAAATTGATTGTTGTTAATGACCAGTATCTCTGTGTTGGTCTTATCACTGTTAAAGATATGGAAAAGGCCGTAACTAATCCGAATGCCTGTAAAGATGCACAAGGCCGTCTTCGTGTTGCAGCGGCTATCACGGTTGGGGATAAAGGCTTTGAGCGCGCTGGTGCGCTTATTAACGCTGAGTGCGACCTGCTGGTATTGGATACAGCACACGGGCACTCGGCACGTGTTATCGAGCAAGTTGCTAAAATTAAAAAGCAATGGGGTCATGTGCAGTTGGTTGCCGGTAATGTGGCAACAGCGGCTGCCGCCGAAGCACTGATTGATGCCGGTGCTGACGGCATCAAGGTGGGTATCGGGCCCGGGTCTATTTGTACCACGCGTATTGTTGCTGGTGTTGGTGTGCCACAGCTTACAGCCGTGCACGATGTAGCGAAAGCTGCTAATAAACACGGTATACCAATTATTGCTGATGGTGGCCTTAGAACATCTGGTGATGTTGCAAAGGCAATCGCGGCTGGGGCTAGTGCTTGTATGGTAGGTTCACTGCTCGCGGGTACTGAAGAGGCGCCGGGCGAAGTATTTTTATATCAAGGCAGGTCTTATAAGGCTTATCGTGGTATGGGGTCTGTGGGCGCTATGGCCCGTGGTTCTGCGGACAGGTATTTTCAGGATGATGTTAAAGATGCGCTTAAGCTCGTGCCTGAGGGTGTTGAAGGGCAGGTGCCTTATAAGGGACACGCGAGTAATGTTCTGCACCAACTCGTAGGCGGTCTCCGTGCTAGTATGGGCTATACAGGTAATGTGACTATTGATGAGATGCGGACCAATGCAGAGTTTATTAGAATCACCAATAGTGGTTTAAGTGAAAGTCATGTGCATGATGTTAGTATCACTCGGGAATCACCAAATTATCCGGGTAAGTAG
- a CDS encoding tetratricopeptide repeat protein: protein MFSKVILVSGFAIALSSVALAETSPKFQAISKQLVVSAEAAQVEEKSDDAMVLYERALVANPSNVDALVGLARTHEILGSVGKGLKYYRQALEIEPDDTSALEGQAVAFIKRDMTDRAKDNLDKLVKLCPEGCASLSIVEAAIADYDAKTAAKNDNADTPNPKS from the coding sequence ATGTTTTCAAAAGTAATTTTAGTTTCTGGTTTTGCTATAGCCCTTTCTTCAGTCGCGCTTGCAGAAACCAGCCCAAAGTTTCAGGCAATCTCGAAACAGCTTGTTGTTTCAGCAGAAGCAGCGCAAGTAGAAGAAAAGTCAGATGATGCAATGGTGCTATATGAGCGTGCACTTGTTGCTAATCCATCAAATGTTGATGCCTTGGTTGGTTTGGCGCGGACTCATGAAATATTGGGCAGTGTTGGCAAAGGCTTGAAGTATTATAGACAAGCCCTTGAAATTGAACCCGATGATACATCTGCCCTTGAAGGACAAGCTGTTGCCTTTATCAAGCGTGATATGACTGACCGCGCCAAAGATAACCTTGATAAACTGGTGAAGCTATGCCCAGAAGGCTGCGCCTCACTTAGCATTGTTGAGGCAGCGATCGCTGATTATGATGCCAAAACAGCAGCTAAAAATGATAATGCCGATACGCCAAACCCTAAAAGTTAA
- the trmFO gene encoding methylenetetrahydrofolate--tRNA-(uracil(54)-C(5))-methyltransferase (FADH(2)-oxidizing) TrmFO has translation MAASIKPVHVIGGGLAGSEAAWQLANREVPVILHEMRPVVKTDAHHSENMAEMVCSNSFRSDDAENNAVGLLHEEMRRMNSLIMAAAERHKVPAGSALAVDRDAFSEDVTKQLEDHQNITIERGEINGIPPADWDNVIVATGPLTSPALSKAVLDLCGEDSLAFFDAIAPIIYKDSINFDTAWYQSRYDKGDGADYINLPMNKAQYEEFIHDLNTGEKTNFKEWEGNTPYFEGCMPIEVMAERGPETLRFGPMKPVGLQSPHTTDKAYAVVQLRQDNKLGTLYNIVGFQTKLKYAEQIRIFKKIPGLENAEFARLGGLHRNTFINSPLVLDGLMRMKADTRLRFAGQITGVEGYVESAAMGLITGIFSAAERLGATPTPPPATTAFGALLSHITGGADAKTFQPMNVNFGLFPALEGKVYKKERKPAMSKRALADIDAWKASLAF, from the coding sequence ATGGCAGCAAGCATAAAACCTGTTCATGTTATCGGTGGCGGTCTCGCAGGTTCTGAAGCAGCATGGCAACTGGCTAACCGTGAAGTGCCTGTTATTCTGCATGAAATGCGACCGGTTGTGAAAACTGATGCACACCACAGCGAAAACATGGCTGAAATGGTTTGCTCCAACAGTTTCAGGTCTGATGACGCAGAAAATAACGCTGTTGGGTTATTACATGAAGAAATGCGGCGCATGAATTCACTGATTATGGCAGCAGCAGAGCGACACAAAGTACCCGCAGGCTCTGCCCTTGCTGTTGACCGGGACGCTTTCTCTGAAGATGTAACAAAACAGCTTGAAGACCACCAGAATATCACCATAGAACGCGGTGAAATTAACGGAATTCCACCAGCAGATTGGGATAATGTAATTGTTGCAACAGGACCCCTCACATCACCTGCCTTATCAAAAGCTGTTCTTGATCTCTGCGGCGAAGACAGCCTTGCTTTTTTTGATGCAATTGCCCCTATCATATACAAAGACAGCATCAATTTTGATACCGCATGGTACCAAAGTCGCTATGATAAAGGCGACGGCGCTGATTATATCAATTTGCCAATGAACAAAGCACAGTATGAAGAATTTATTCATGATCTTAATACTGGTGAAAAAACGAACTTTAAAGAATGGGAAGGAAATACACCTTACTTTGAAGGCTGTATGCCCATTGAAGTAATGGCAGAACGAGGCCCAGAAACGCTTCGCTTTGGCCCCATGAAGCCCGTTGGGCTGCAAAGCCCTCACACAACCGACAAAGCCTATGCTGTTGTCCAGCTACGCCAAGATAACAAACTAGGCACGCTTTACAATATCGTTGGTTTTCAAACAAAACTTAAATACGCGGAGCAAATACGTATTTTCAAAAAAATACCTGGGCTTGAGAATGCAGAATTTGCAAGACTTGGCGGCCTGCACCGTAATACTTTTATTAATAGCCCGCTGGTACTAGACGGCCTAATGCGCATGAAAGCAGATACACGTCTCAGGTTTGCTGGCCAGATTACAGGTGTTGAGGGGTATGTTGAAAGTGCTGCAATGGGTTTGATAACCGGCATTTTTTCGGCAGCTGAACGGCTGGGTGCTACACCAACACCGCCACCAGCCACAACAGCCTTTGGTGCCCTCCTAAGCCACATTACAGGCGGGGCAGATGCAAAAACATTTCAGCCTATGAATGTTAATTTTGGTCTATTTCCGGCTCTTGAAGGTAAAGTTTATAAAAAAGAGCGTAAACCAGCGATGAGCAAACGTGCACTAGCCGATATTGATGCATGGAAAGCATCTTTAGCATTCTAG
- a CDS encoding NAD(P)-binding protein produces the protein MSFFKSKNDTLGMSSPITRRDFVNGTLAGAGAALMGRHAYAVAIRETPYAPSGSSWTGYGGIGDYSWANGNTEAVVTAAHGIRDQLYPNTTENSADESFDLIIVGGGFSGMTAAYEFNKRANHGQTCLLLENHPVIGGEAKQNEFIVDGKRLTAPQGSNGGIVLKDTFIKGSYDGDTYNVYTDYYRELGIPTHFDLEQLSGGAERYNIPNYHFAPMAPGSESYYETGYHFLGHGWVKNPVNAQFKNTPWPSNVQKEMDDFVNNRRGIVSGTDNVDSWLDSVYYTDLLDKLGYGSQVRQYIDPYMAVANFGVCGNAISAYAAKRLGLPGTMRNDERESSADIGVVSFPGGNAAILRMMLARMIPNAINGNGSVTETLSAAINFNMLDRAGAPLRLRLGSTAVNVSHEGDPSSADYVIVTYVRDGVIRKARAKSVIMASGGWVNRNIVTDLSETFYSAYSEFHHGPVLTANVALRNWRFFDKLGITAARWFEGLGWHVSLRRNVVFENTQPLTPDDPIILTFYIPFLSPDLPPSAQGPAARATMFAKSYAEIEHQIRLKMTELFSVAGFDARHDIAGIILNRWGHAFCAPQPGFFLGKTNHKAPHEVLRQPHGRIIFAHSELHGLMSMAHAMTEGHRGALQAMAML, from the coding sequence ATGAGTTTTTTTAAATCAAAAAACGATACCCTTGGAATGTCATCCCCTATTACACGGCGGGATTTTGTTAATGGTACACTAGCCGGCGCTGGTGCAGCATTGATGGGCCGACACGCGTATGCTGTAGCCATAAGGGAAACACCGTATGCTCCCTCCGGCTCATCCTGGACAGGATACGGCGGCATTGGTGATTATAGCTGGGCTAATGGAAACACTGAAGCTGTAGTAACTGCCGCACACGGTATTCGCGATCAGCTTTACCCTAACACCACAGAAAACTCGGCTGATGAAAGCTTTGACCTCATTATCGTGGGTGGTGGTTTCTCTGGCATGACCGCAGCTTACGAATTCAACAAACGGGCTAACCATGGGCAAACCTGCCTTCTGTTGGAAAACCATCCTGTAATAGGAGGTGAGGCTAAACAGAATGAATTTATTGTTGATGGCAAGCGACTAACTGCACCACAAGGATCAAATGGGGGAATTGTCCTCAAAGATACCTTTATAAAGGGCAGCTATGACGGCGACACCTATAACGTATATACTGATTATTACCGAGAGCTAGGCATACCAACACACTTTGATTTGGAACAGTTATCTGGCGGGGCCGAGCGATATAATATCCCCAATTATCACTTTGCCCCTATGGCACCCGGATCAGAAAGCTACTACGAAACCGGCTATCATTTTTTAGGCCACGGCTGGGTTAAAAACCCAGTAAATGCCCAATTTAAAAATACTCCTTGGCCAAGCAATGTTCAAAAGGAAATGGACGATTTTGTAAACAATCGACGGGGCATAGTATCAGGCACTGATAACGTAGATTCGTGGCTTGATTCGGTTTATTATACTGACCTGCTTGATAAGCTGGGCTACGGCTCTCAGGTCAGGCAATATATTGACCCCTATATGGCTGTTGCAAACTTCGGCGTGTGCGGGAATGCGATTTCTGCCTATGCCGCAAAACGCCTGGGGCTACCGGGCACAATGCGAAACGACGAGAGAGAAAGCTCTGCAGATATTGGGGTTGTGTCTTTCCCTGGTGGCAATGCTGCAATCTTGCGTATGATGCTGGCACGCATGATCCCTAATGCTATCAACGGCAATGGCTCTGTAACTGAAACATTATCCGCCGCTATCAACTTTAATATGCTGGACCGAGCTGGTGCACCACTGCGCCTCCGCCTTGGCTCAACAGCAGTTAATGTCAGTCATGAAGGTGACCCCAGCTCTGCAGACTATGTGATTGTTACCTATGTACGTGATGGTGTAATTCGTAAGGCGCGCGCCAAATCCGTAATTATGGCTTCTGGCGGATGGGTTAACCGTAACATCGTGACCGACCTATCAGAGACATTCTATAGTGCATATAGCGAATTTCATCATGGCCCTGTTCTAACGGCAAATGTTGCCTTAAGGAATTGGCGCTTTTTTGACAAACTTGGTATTACAGCAGCACGGTGGTTTGAAGGTCTTGGGTGGCATGTATCACTTCGCCGCAATGTGGTCTTTGAAAACACACAGCCATTGACACCTGATGATCCTATTATCCTTACGTTTTATATTCCCTTCCTCAGCCCTGATTTACCACCTTCAGCGCAAGGCCCGGCGGCACGGGCAACTATGTTCGCTAAGTCATACGCTGAAATTGAACATCAGATACGCTTAAAAATGACAGAACTGTTTAGTGTTGCAGGGTTTGATGCACGCCACGATATAGCAGGTATTATCTTAAACCGGTGGGGTCATGCCTTTTGCGCACCCCAGCCAGGTTTCTTTTTGGGAAAAACAAACCATAAAGCCCCACATGAGGTGCTACGCCAACCACACGGGCGTATTATCTTTGCACATTCTGAACTCCACGGGTTAATGAGCATGGCACATGCTATGACAGAGGGACACCGAGGCGCCTTGCAAGCTATGGCAATGCTTTAA
- a CDS encoding RlmE family RNA methyltransferase, protein MTKDKGWNNTADPKSRARGAKVRVKTARGRKTSSTRWLQRQLNDPYVAEAKRLGYRSRAAFKLIELVDRYNLLQNVHRVVDLGCAPGGWTQVLAERLSSKSQIIGIDLQEVEPVAGANIWVMDFLDIDAEEKLMAALDGAADLVLSDMANSSTGHRQTDQVRTMALCEAALDFAIKVLAPGGAFAAKVLAGGADNHLMRRMQYHFKTVKHAKPPSSRAGSKEWFVVAQGFKGLRDEKADS, encoded by the coding sequence ATGACCAAAGACAAGGGGTGGAACAATACTGCCGATCCTAAAAGCCGGGCGCGTGGTGCAAAGGTTAGGGTTAAAACCGCGCGCGGTAGAAAAACATCTTCCACGCGCTGGCTGCAACGTCAGTTAAACGACCCATATGTGGCAGAGGCTAAACGGCTAGGTTATCGCTCACGTGCAGCTTTCAAGCTCATTGAGCTAGTCGACCGTTATAACTTGCTGCAAAATGTTCATAGGGTTGTTGACTTGGGGTGCGCCCCAGGCGGCTGGACACAGGTTCTTGCTGAGCGGTTGTCAAGCAAAAGCCAGATTATTGGAATTGACCTACAGGAAGTGGAGCCTGTGGCAGGTGCTAATATCTGGGTTATGGATTTTCTGGATATTGATGCGGAAGAAAAACTGATGGCAGCCCTTGATGGCGCTGCAGACCTTGTGCTTTCCGATATGGCAAACTCTTCAACTGGGCATAGGCAAACTGATCAGGTGCGTACGATGGCACTTTGTGAAGCTGCGCTTGATTTTGCGATAAAAGTATTGGCCCCAGGAGGTGCTTTTGCAGCAAAGGTTTTGGCGGGTGGCGCTGATAACCATCTTATGAGGCGTATGCAGTATCATTTTAAAACTGTAAAACATGCAAAGCCACCTTCAAGCAGGGCTGGTTCAAAGGAATGGTTTGTTGTGGCCCAAGGATTTAAGGGGCTCAGAGACGAAAAAGCCGACAGTTAA
- a CDS encoding cupin domain-containing protein — protein sequence MVKKQKPKNTYINTSRRSMLAATGACFAMMSQQALSTMLPAPMGKALNTIAPKATFTKDAEVDGMVEITGIHQGKGVGKAKFFRFANTPWPAHFMIYDLPPGASEGVHIHFLDDRNKEGAFDEYYYIISGQGQMEIDGQIVPIKKGDHIHTPLEVAHGVENTHPDENLRVFLTFIERGKAHNTYS from the coding sequence ATGGTCAAAAAACAGAAACCTAAAAATACTTATATCAATACTAGCCGCCGCAGCATGCTTGCTGCAACCGGTGCTTGTTTTGCCATGATGAGCCAACAAGCGCTTTCAACCATGCTTCCTGCCCCCATGGGCAAGGCTTTGAATACAATAGCCCCCAAAGCGACCTTTACAAAGGATGCTGAAGTAGATGGGATGGTCGAAATTACCGGTATTCATCAAGGTAAAGGCGTTGGCAAAGCAAAGTTTTTCCGTTTTGCCAACACGCCTTGGCCTGCGCATTTCATGATCTATGACCTACCGCCTGGTGCAAGCGAAGGGGTGCACATTCATTTTCTTGATGACCGCAACAAAGAAGGGGCGTTTGATGAATACTATTACATCATAAGCGGGCAAGGCCAGATGGAGATTGATGGCCAGATTGTACCAATTAAAAAAGGCGATCACATTCATACGCCCCTTGAGGTGGCACACGGGGTGGAAAATACCCACCCGGACGAAAATTTACGCGTTTTTTTGACCTTCATAGAACGTGGTAAAGCCCACAATACGTATTCATGA
- a CDS encoding RsmB/NOP family class I SAM-dependent RNA methyltransferase, producing the protein MLPGARLAAFIELACEIERSIACRARPADLLVNQYFRSRRYAGSKDRKAITAYIYEYLRCRELLVWAQSQLVVQETERLLPLLFLTRYYPDLMELLDGSSQYSPEVLDEVEAELVHKSLDLDWSKAPMEATLNTPIWALHGLLKRFPSSISTEMLAMNMPAFFDIRVNTLKASMNIIYQFKESVQCIEKTNFSSVGVRVKTPLNLGAHDTYKKGQIEVQDEAAQIASALIAPQPGMKIIDLCAGAGGKSLTVSSIMNNSGKIIACDISEHRLAEAKKRAVRGGHSNITTCLLPEDRVQRDDMLAQYKGASDRVFIDSPCTGTGTWRRSPDQRWRFNSDTLAEITEMQRSLLLEGANLVKAGGRLIYMTCSMLPQENEDIVKQFLEGQSCFGWKLLDYRTVWRETDLSDRIPATAALIPETLQLTPAQHETDGFYIAIFQREEG; encoded by the coding sequence ATGCTGCCCGGTGCGCGCCTTGCTGCCTTTATTGAATTAGCTTGTGAAATTGAGCGTAGCATAGCTTGCCGGGCTAGACCTGCAGATTTACTGGTTAATCAGTATTTTAGAAGCAGGCGCTATGCTGGTTCAAAAGATCGCAAAGCAATTACAGCTTATATTTACGAGTATTTACGCTGCCGTGAGCTTTTAGTATGGGCTCAAAGCCAACTTGTTGTGCAAGAAACGGAGCGGCTTTTACCTCTCCTTTTTTTAACGCGGTATTATCCTGACCTCATGGAGCTTCTTGACGGGTCGTCACAGTATTCTCCCGAGGTTTTAGATGAAGTTGAAGCCGAACTTGTTCATAAATCATTAGACCTTGATTGGTCTAAAGCTCCAATGGAAGCAACACTCAATACACCAATATGGGCACTACATGGCTTATTGAAGCGCTTTCCAAGTAGTATTTCTACTGAAATGCTTGCCATGAACATGCCGGCCTTTTTTGACATAAGGGTGAATACTTTAAAGGCATCAATGAATATAATTTATCAGTTTAAAGAATCTGTACAATGTATTGAAAAAACAAATTTTTCTTCGGTTGGTGTTCGCGTTAAAACGCCTTTAAATTTAGGGGCACATGATACCTATAAAAAGGGTCAAATAGAAGTTCAAGATGAAGCTGCACAAATTGCTTCTGCTTTAATCGCGCCTCAGCCAGGTATGAAAATCATTGATTTATGCGCTGGTGCGGGCGGTAAAAGTCTCACTGTTTCCAGCATCATGAACAATAGCGGTAAAATCATCGCGTGTGACATATCAGAGCACCGGCTTGCCGAGGCAAAAAAGCGTGCTGTAAGGGGAGGTCATTCAAATATAACCACATGTTTACTACCTGAAGACCGTGTTCAGCGTGATGATATGTTGGCGCAGTATAAAGGTGCAAGTGACCGTGTGTTTATTGATTCACCGTGCACAGGCACTGGCACATGGCGTAGAAGCCCGGATCAGCGTTGGCGTTTTAATTCTGATACGTTAGCGGAAATTACCGAGATGCAACGCTCTTTGCTGTTGGAAGGCGCTAACCTTGTAAAAGCTGGTGGCCGCCTAATCTATATGACATGCTCTATGCTGCCGCAGGAGAATGAAGATATCGTTAAGCAGTTTCTTGAGGGACAATCATGCTTCGGTTGGAAACTTCTAGATTATCGTACTGTCTGGCGTGAAACGGACCTGAGCGATAGAATACCTGCCACAGCAGCCCTTATTCCTGAAACATTACAGCTAACACCAGCACAACACGAAACGGATGGTTTTTATATTGCAATATTTCAACGTGAAGAAGGTTAG
- a CDS encoding alpha/beta hydrolase, giving the protein MTSNKGEKYRIFVSYPETDAPTEGWPVLYVLDGNAVFASFAEARRIQEASEIGNSIIVGIGYPTNKPYDAQRLYDFTAGPTDSLAYAALANMRSGGQDQFLEFLTGQLRAEIAKRYKINLNRQALFGHSLGGLFAVHVLFTQPGAFHAIIAASPSLFWHEQEMLKQEQDFTTRLKAWEIPKVSRLMVVAGELEETRLELWAPEAFIKRMEPLSAYGLLTQSEIYASEGHMTVPNRSITQALRFAFSWP; this is encoded by the coding sequence ATGACCTCCAACAAAGGGGAAAAATACCGCATCTTTGTGTCATACCCCGAGACTGATGCACCTACTGAAGGGTGGCCGGTACTCTATGTGCTTGACGGCAACGCTGTATTTGCAAGCTTTGCTGAAGCGCGCCGCATACAAGAAGCATCTGAAATCGGCAATTCTATCATTGTTGGCATCGGTTACCCGACTAACAAGCCTTATGATGCCCAACGATTATACGATTTCACAGCAGGCCCAACAGATTCGCTTGCTTACGCAGCCTTAGCAAACATGCGCAGCGGTGGGCAAGATCAGTTCCTCGAGTTTTTGACAGGTCAACTACGAGCAGAAATTGCAAAACGCTATAAAATCAACCTGAACCGACAAGCATTATTCGGGCACTCACTAGGTGGCTTGTTTGCTGTGCATGTATTATTCACTCAACCTGGTGCCTTCCACGCTATTATCGCTGCCAGCCCGTCTTTATTCTGGCACGAGCAAGAAATGTTGAAGCAAGAACAGGATTTCACCACACGCTTGAAAGCATGGGAAATTCCAAAAGTTAGCCGGCTAATGGTGGTTGCTGGCGAGCTTGAAGAAACACGCCTTGAATTGTGGGCCCCAGAGGCGTTTATCAAACGAATGGAACCTCTATCGGCATACGGCTTGCTAACCCAGTCTGAAATTTATGCAAGTGAAGGGCACATGACCGTACCCAATCGTTCTATTACACAAGCTTTACGCTTTGCTTTTAGCTGGCCTTAA
- a CDS encoding kinetochore Spc7 family protein: protein MLGAKNARKNRQNYIGRLAVYTLSASLLAACSSQPKLWQGDDIIVEARQEVLERDVYTVSDNHRELKDRFDALERLYVELVQSMRLQEQKMATLQDHVSKVQKDPEVASYMKRVSGDIATVRQQMKKLENRVFSVEATDNISSMINEAAPTGTAITGATVSPNAEAGTPVNNNTPATQQTFFGIHLASYRSQDQVASGWAGLEQAFGNDLEGLTPLIYTQSQEGIGTFMRLIAGPLITEQEAISLCGRIRQNAAEQYCRVSEYQGEPIG from the coding sequence ATGTTGGGTGCAAAAAATGCCCGTAAGAACCGGCAAAACTATATAGGTAGACTTGCAGTTTATACCTTATCAGCATCATTGTTGGCTGCTTGTTCTTCTCAGCCAAAACTTTGGCAGGGTGATGATATTATAGTAGAAGCCAGACAAGAAGTGCTTGAACGTGATGTATACACGGTCAGTGATAATCACCGAGAATTGAAAGACCGATTTGACGCGCTTGAACGGCTGTATGTTGAACTGGTACAAAGTATGAGATTGCAAGAACAAAAAATGGCAACTCTACAGGACCATGTCTCCAAAGTTCAAAAAGACCCTGAAGTAGCCTCTTACATGAAAAGGGTGAGCGGAGACATAGCAACTGTGCGTCAACAAATGAAAAAACTTGAAAATAGGGTATTTTCAGTTGAGGCAACTGACAACATTAGCTCTATGATCAATGAAGCGGCGCCTACGGGAACAGCAATTACCGGTGCTACAGTCAGCCCTAATGCAGAAGCTGGTACACCGGTGAACAATAATACGCCGGCTACACAGCAAACGTTTTTTGGTATTCATCTGGCATCATATAGGTCACAGGATCAGGTTGCATCGGGGTGGGCAGGTCTTGAGCAAGCTTTCGGAAATGACCTTGAGGGGCTAACACCGCTTATTTATACCCAAAGTCAGGAAGGTATAGGAACATTTATGCGATTAATAGCTGGCCCGCTGATTACAGAACAGGAAGCCATATCACTGTGTGGCAGAATTCGTCAAAATGCTGCAGAACAATATTGTAGGGTTTCTGAATATCAGGGTGAGCCAATTGGATAA